Below is a genomic region from Candidatus Polarisedimenticolia bacterium.
ATTCCGGCGCGTGGCGCGGCGCGCGAATGGTGGGCCTTGCCGGCCGCCGCGACGGCGCCGCGGGTGCGAGAGGCGCGCCGCCGCGCCGCCCTCGATCTGCTGCGCGACGATGGAGCCATGCGCCTGAGCGATCTGGCGCGGCGCTCGGGGGCGTCCCGCGCGGTGCTGCGCGAACTGGCCCGGCGGGGAAGTCTGCAGCTCGAGCAGCGTCCCGTCGCGGCATCCGAGGTCATTGGAGAGGAGCCGGGCGAGTCCCCGCCGCCCACGGCGGCGCAGGCGCAGGCGATCGCGGAAATCGCTCCCTGCCTCGGCCGGGGAGCTTATCGCGCCTTCCTGCTGGAGGGAGTCACCGGAAGCGGCAAGACCGAGGTCTATCTGCGCCTGGCGTTGCTATCCCGCGAGCGAGGGTTCCAGACAATCTATCTCGTGCCGGAGATCGGCCTCACCCCGCTGCTGGCCGAGCGCCTCCTATCCCGGCTGGGCCGGGGCATGGCCGTGCTGCACTCCGGGCTGCCGGAAAAGGAGCGGCGCGCCGCGCTGCAGCGGATCCGGAGCGGCGAGGTGACGCTGGTGCTGGGGACACGCTCGGCCGTCTTCGCGCCGCTGCCGCGTCTCGGACTCATCGTGGTGGACGAGGAGCAGGATCCCTCCTACGCGCAGGAGGAGGCGCCGCGCTACCAGGCGCGCGATGTCGCCCTGGTGCGCGGCTCTCTGGCGGGCGCCGTGGTCCTGCTCGGATCCGCCACGCCCTCGCTGGAGACGGTGGCGCGGGTGCGTCGCGGCGGATTGCAGCGTCTGAGTCTCCCGGGGCGGGTGCGCGAGCGGCCGCTGCCGGAGGTGAGTGTGGTGGACATGCGCCGCGAGTTTCGTGAGACGGGGAGCCCGGCGCTGCTTTCCCGGGAGCTGAGCGCCGGGGTGCTGGATCTCAAGGACCGGGAAGAGCAGGCGATCCTCCTGCTGAACCGCCGCGGCTACGCCACCTTCGTGCTTTGCCGCGCCTGCGGCGAGACCGTCCTGTGCGGCGCCTGCAGCATCGCGATGAGCCACCATCAGGAGGAAGACCAGCTGATTTGCCACTATTGCAACCGGCGCCGGAAGGTCCCGCGCCTCTGCCCGGCATGCGGCTCGCCGCACCTCCATTTCGGCGGCGCCGGCACGCAGCGCCTGGAGGAGGCGGTGCGCGGCCTCGATCCGGCCCTGAGGGTCGGCCGCCTCGACCGTGACTCCGGGACCACGGGGGGGGCGGCGCGCATCCTGGGACGTTTCGACCGCCGCGAGCTGGACGTCCTGGTCGGCACGCAGATGGTGGCGAAAGGGCATGATTTTCCTGGAGTGACCCTGGTCGGGGTGGTCTCGGCCGATGCATCGCTGGCGCTTCCCGATTTCCGCGCCGCCGAGCGAACCTATCAGCTGCTGACCCAGGCCGCGGGCCGTGCTGGGCGTGGCAGCCTGCCGGGGCGCGTCATCATCCAGGCCTTCGCTCCGGACCACCCTGCCGTGCTCGCGGCGGCGCGCCACGATCCCGATCGTTTCTACGAGCGGGAGCTACGGATCCGGGAGGCGGCGGGATATCCGCCCTACACCGCCATCTCGATGGCGCGCATCGAATCGACCGCCATCGAGGCGGCTCAGGAGGCCGCAGGCCGGGTGGCGCGACGTCTGCGGGAGGTGGCCGGGAAGGGGGTGCGGATCCTGGGCCCGGCGCCGGCGCCTCGCGCCAGGCTCAAGGGCTCACACCGGTTCCAGGTTCTGGTGAAAGGAGCGCGCCGCGAGGTCGAGGCCGTCCTGAGGCAAGCTCTGTCGGGTCTGCACGGCAGGATCGGCCGGGCGCGGGTGAGTGTTGAGATCGATCCGACCCAGCTCCTCTGACCCGCGGCTCAGGAGCCGATGATCTCCAGGACCGGGGGAGAGGCGGGGAAGACTTCCCCGACTCGTGAGGCGTGCGTTTCCCCGGCCGCGCGCGCCGCCGCGACCAGGGCATCGGCTCTTTCAGCCGGAAGGGCAATCAAGAGACCCCCGGAAGTCTGCGGATCGGCCAAAAGCGTCAAGAGCTCCTCGGAGAGCTCGCCGACGCTGTTCATATGCGGCCGGGCGAGACGCAGATTGCAGCGCGTGGTGCGCGTCCCGATGCCGTTGCGGATCAGCTCCAGCGACTCGTCGTAGCGGGGAATTGCCTTCGCGTCCAGGCGGATTCCCACCCCGCTCCCCTCCGCCATCTCCAGGGCATGCCCGAGAATGCCGAAGCCGGTAATGTCGGTGCCGGCCGTGGCCCCGTATTCGAGCATCAGACGGGAAGCTGCGGCGTTCAGGCGGGTCATCTCCGAGAGAGCCGCGCGCAGCGTGGCATCGCTCACCTTGCGCTCCCGGTAAGCGCTGATGATGGCTCCCGTGCCGATCGGCTTGGTCAAGACCAGCGCGTCGCCCGGCCGGGCGCTGGAATTCCGGATGATGCGCGCCGGATCGACCAGCCCGGTGACCGACAGGCCATATTTCAGCTCGTCGTCCTGCACGGTATGTCCGCCCACCAGTGCGGCCCCGGCCTCGCGCACCTTCTCGGCGCCGCCCCGCAGGATTGCGGCGAGCACCGAGCGTTCCAGCCCCTTGCCGGGAAAGCAGCAGATATTCAAGGCCGTGATCGGGACCCCTCCCATGGCGTAGACGTCGGACAAGGCGTTGGCGGCCGCGATTTGCCCGTAGACCTCGGGGTCGTCCACCACCGGGGTGATGAAATCCACCGTCTGCACCAGGGCCCGGCCACCGTCGAGACGGTAGACTCCTGCGTCGTCGGCGGTTCCGAACCCTACCAGGACATTCGGATCACCGGCCGGCTCAAGCCCTTTCACGATTTCCCTCAAGTCCTCCGGACTGAGCTTGGCCGCTCAACCGCCGGACGAGGAGAACTCTACCAGCCGCACCCGGCTGCCGATTCTCATCGCAAGCTCCGCAAAAAATGGGATCTCCGCCGCAAAGTCTAACATAGCGACGCATCCTGCCGGTTTATCGCGAGGTGCCGGTTATAATGAACCGGGTCCGTCACTTTTTCAGTCGGTGCCAGGGGAAAGCGTTTGCTGATCCAAGTCATTCTGGCGGAATCGAAGGAACAGCTGCTCCGGGATTATCGCGCGGCCAGCCCCACGGCCGATCTGGTCGAGCTGCGCCTGGATCGCCTGGACGCGGGAGACCTCGGGGAGGTGTTCGCGGCCTCAGGGAAGCCGCGGATCGCCGCCTGCCGCAGCCGGGCCCAGGGGGGATTCTTCTCGGGAAGCGAGGCGCAGCGGGGCGAAGTGCTGAAGCAGGCCATCGCGCACGGCGCCGAGTATGTCGATCTCGAGTTCGAGTCGGGTGACGAGGAGCTGCTCAAAGACGCCGGACAAAGCCGCATCATCCTCTCCTGTCACCGCCGCGGCGGCACCCCCACCGATCTCGAGCCGATCTACCGCCGCATGGCGGACCGTGCGCCCGGGGCGATTCTGAAGCTGATTCCCTATGCCGATGCCTGCTCCGACAACCTGCGAGTGCGCGATCTGCTGCGCCGCGCCCGGACGGAATCGACGGACCTGATCGCCTTCTGCATGGGGGAGCGGGGCAAGGCGAGCCGGATCCTG
It encodes:
- the priA gene encoding primosomal protein N', yielding MAPDPAAEGVAQVALPVALDTPLSYRVPARLAGRVRPGSRVLVSLGEKAKVGIVVALDRPEEDGGRLKPVLEALDEQPLLDPVLLELTRRVAEHYFTPWGQVLQAALPLQLQVRQVRRLRLLEEGRQVLEHPFANPPPAARRVLQLLAAGEMSEARFKRALPRAREAVLEDMLRRGWIARDEETQIPARGAAREWWALPAAATAPRVREARRRAALDLLRDDGAMRLSDLARRSGASRAVLRELARRGSLQLEQRPVAASEVIGEEPGESPPPTAAQAQAIAEIAPCLGRGAYRAFLLEGVTGSGKTEVYLRLALLSRERGFQTIYLVPEIGLTPLLAERLLSRLGRGMAVLHSGLPEKERRAALQRIRSGEVTLVLGTRSAVFAPLPRLGLIVVDEEQDPSYAQEEAPRYQARDVALVRGSLAGAVVLLGSATPSLETVARVRRGGLQRLSLPGRVRERPLPEVSVVDMRREFRETGSPALLSRELSAGVLDLKDREEQAILLLNRRGYATFVLCRACGETVLCGACSIAMSHHQEEDQLICHYCNRRRKVPRLCPACGSPHLHFGGAGTQRLEEAVRGLDPALRVGRLDRDSGTTGGAARILGRFDRRELDVLVGTQMVAKGHDFPGVTLVGVVSADASLALPDFRAAERTYQLLTQAAGRAGRGSLPGRVIIQAFAPDHPAVLAAARHDPDRFYERELRIREAAGYPPYTAISMARIESTAIEAAQEAAGRVARRLREVAGKGVRILGPAPAPRARLKGSHRFQVLVKGARREVEAVLRQALSGLHGRIGRARVSVEIDPTQLL
- the selD gene encoding selenide, water dikinase SelD, yielding MRIGSRVRLVEFSSSGGUAAKLSPEDLREIVKGLEPAGDPNVLVGFGTADDAGVYRLDGGRALVQTVDFITPVVDDPEVYGQIAAANALSDVYAMGGVPITALNICCFPGKGLERSVLAAILRGGAEKVREAGAALVGGHTVQDDELKYGLSVTGLVDPARIIRNSSARPGDALVLTKPIGTGAIISAYRERKVSDATLRAALSEMTRLNAAASRLMLEYGATAGTDITGFGILGHALEMAEGSGVGIRLDAKAIPRYDESLELIRNGIGTRTTRCNLRLARPHMNSVGELSEELLTLLADPQTSGGLLIALPAERADALVAAARAAGETHASRVGEVFPASPPVLEIIGS